The genome window GGATGTATGTGCTGGAGAACGATTCTACGAATCCACTCGAAGGGGAGTGGGTAGAAAAGGGACAGATCTATACACGCTGGGAATCATTTGCGCTGGATGCAACGACCTTTGAACATAAGGGAATCCGCTATCTGGTCTGGGCACAGAAAGATCCCGATATCGTGGGTAACTCGAACCTCTACATTGCCGAAATGGAAAACCCATGGACGCTACGCGGCGAACAGGTCATGATCTCTACGCCGGAGTATGATTGGGAAATCATCGGCTTTAAAGTGAATGAAGGCCCTGCGGTGATGCATCGCAATGGACGGTTATTTATTGGATACTCGGCGAGCGCGACCGACTACAATTATTGTATGGGTTTGCTCACCGCAGATGAAGATGCCAACCTGCTTGATCCGGCGAGTTGGGTGAAGTCACCCAAGCCGGTGTTCCAGACCTGTGAAGCGAACGGACAGTACGGTCCAGGTCATAACAGCTTTACTGTATCACCAGATGGCAAGACGGATATCTTGATCTATCATGCGCGTAATTACAAAGATATCGAGGGCGATCCATTGTATGATCCAAACCGTCACGCCCGTGCTCAAGTGATTGGCTGGCGTGAAGATGGCACACCTGATTTTGGTGTTCCGGTACCGGATGGAAAAACAGTAGCAGAAACGAAATAAGATGTAGTATGTCTTTTCAATACGAGAGCCCTTGGTTAGCGAGTGATGCTGATTTAAGGGCTCTTTTGTATGGAAAACGATAGGAAAGAGCGGTATGGGTGTCAATGTGTTGGATATAAAACAAAGCAACCACAACGATGATTTCTGCGTATGAGAAAGATACAGATTACGATGCACAACCTATTAGGAGGATTATATATGGATTCACGCGAAACCTTGGACCAGGAACTGGAACAGATTTTGAAATGGGAAAAACAACAGAAGGACTTGTTTATATGGGATAAAATTGGGCGTTTGCCCTTTGCGATGTTGGATAAAGTGATGCCTAAAGCGTTAAAACAGAAAATTGGAGATTCCCTGAATGACGTTGGGCAGTATGTCCAGCATGGGGGAAAGTTCCTCGTACAGAAGAAAAAAGTAGCTAAGCTGCTGCAAGAGGAAGCCGAGAAGTCCGGTTATTCCATGATAGATACGACCTATCGTTTGGAGCAGGAAGCTGAAACCGAGGGCACAACGAAGATTCATAGTGTGGAAAAGTTGCCGCTTCAAGTGTTGGACCAGGTGGCTGATAACATTACCGAGAGTCGAACCAAATTTGCTGCGGCACAGGGTGCAGCTACAGGTTTTGGTGGCATTGTAACTATTGCAGCAGATATTCCGATGGTGATGGGACTTTCCCTGAAGGTGCTTCAGGAGATGGCGCTATGTTACGGCTATGATCCAGATGAACCGCTGGAGCGCATCTTTATTGTGAAATGTCTGCAATTCTCATCCGCTGATATCGTAGGCAAGAAAGCGATCATTGAAGAACTCGCCGCATACGACGACCCGGACAAGCCGATTGAAGTGGTATCGCAGATGCAGGGCTGGCGAGAAGTTTTTAATTCCTATAGTGAATCCTTTGGCTGGAAGAAGCTGTTCCAGCTCATTCCAATTGCCGGCATGGTGTTTGGATCAGTGAGCAACAAAAATACGATCCGGGATGTAGCGGAGGCAGGCAAAATGCTGTACAAAAAACGTCTGATCCTTCAGCGTTTGAAGTAATATTAGAGAAAACGTACTAAACGTAATATTACAGAAGAATACTATATAGGTTCGATTTAACATTTACACAATAACGGAGAGGACAGAAAGAACCTGAAGAAGCGAAGCTTGCGCCTGTATTCCCGGATTTCCCCCTTTAGAAGAGGGATCAAAAAATCTGGGAATAACAGCGATCGGAAGGTTGTTCTGTCATCGGAGTGTCCGTGTAAATATTCTTTATATGAAGCTATATAGCGTGTCTGACAACTCCAAAGAAGCTGATTTTCCACATTTTCGTTCCATGAAGGAAGTTTTCCAAAGGCGTGCTAGGGCACATAAATGGAAAATGACGCAGCATATCATCCGATAAAAAATACGGTGATGGTATTTCTTGAGTTTGAAGATGTGAAGGAACTGCATACAGCCCGGGTTAACAGCGTTGTGATGTGAGACATGAGTGATATGGTTGAGGATCATTACGAGAAAATCTAAATATAACAAAAAGGGTTCCTGCCGAACTGTAAATACAGAGTTGGCGGAACTCCTTTTGTTGTTATGGTTTAAATTGTTAATTTAGACTTCAAATGTAGTGATTAAAGTGAAGTCTAACGAACTCAGCAGACGTTATTTGGCGATGTTTAACTCATCCTGATTTCTAAAGAATCTCAGACACGTTATTTACTCATTTCACACGCACATCCCAAGGTTCTCAGCCGTTTTCTCGGGAATAGCGTTACTCAGATTCATTAGATTACGAAATATGTGATATTCGTTCAAATAAGGGCTATCAGGTTCTTTAGCACAGCTAACGTCTTATAAGGGCGATGCTGCCACGCAAGGATTGGATTTAATATAGAATGAAAAGTGGACACCTATTGATGTAATTTTTACTCTTCGCTACCGTTTTCTTTGGCCCAGATATTCAGCAATTTATCGGATGGAAGCAGGAATGTGAAGATCCCTAGCAGGGGCAGGAAGCTGCACATTTGCATCACGGGTGATACACCGAAAACGTCAATCCAGTTCCCTAGCACGAGTGCACCCAGCCCCCCCATACCAAATGCCAGACCTGTGATCAGACCGGAAACCGTTCCGATTTTGCCTGGAATCAGCATTTGTGCATATACCACCGTAACCGAGAAGCTGGATAACATGATAAAACCAATAATGGTTAGCAGTACACCTGTCCAGAACAGATTCGCATAAGGTAACAACAGAGCAAGTGGAGCAGCTCCGGCCATGGACAGGAAGATCAGATTACGTTTGCCGAACCGATCCGCAAGAGGTCCTCCGAAGAACGTACCGAGTGCTCCTGCAGCCAGGAACAGGAAGATATAGATCTGTGCGTCCTCTGTGGACAATCCAAAGGTATCTTTCAGATTAAACGCGTAGAAGCTGCCAATG of Paenibacillus sp. FSL R5-0517 contains these proteins:
- a CDS encoding family 43 glycosylhydrolase — its product is MTDSITFTNPILEQRADPWVYRHTDGYYYFSASVPAFDRIEIRRAETLEELRDAEPVTAWTKRDTGPMSANIWAPEIHFIDGKWYIHYAAAHTSETNEGLFDHRMYVLENDSTNPLEGEWVEKGQIYTRWESFALDATTFEHKGIRYLVWAQKDPDIVGNSNLYIAEMENPWTLRGEQVMISTPEYDWEIIGFKVNEGPAVMHRNGRLFIGYSASATDYNYCMGLLTADEDANLLDPASWVKSPKPVFQTCEANGQYGPGHNSFTVSPDGKTDILIYHARNYKDIEGDPLYDPNRHARAQVIGWREDGTPDFGVPVPDGKTVAETK
- a CDS encoding EcsC family protein, with translation MDSRETLDQELEQILKWEKQQKDLFIWDKIGRLPFAMLDKVMPKALKQKIGDSLNDVGQYVQHGGKFLVQKKKVAKLLQEEAEKSGYSMIDTTYRLEQEAETEGTTKIHSVEKLPLQVLDQVADNITESRTKFAAAQGAATGFGGIVTIAADIPMVMGLSLKVLQEMALCYGYDPDEPLERIFIVKCLQFSSADIVGKKAIIEELAAYDDPDKPIEVVSQMQGWREVFNSYSESFGWKKLFQLIPIAGMVFGSVSNKNTIRDVAEAGKMLYKKRLILQRLK